CCCTGCTCCGTAACACGGCAGCCGGCACACCCGCCATCGCCGCGCGACGCCCGATCCGTGATTCCTCATCGGGCCGTCACCTGCCCTCTCCAAGTCCCGACGCCCCAATCCTGCCGCGAACCGATGGCCCAACTCTCACGAACCCCGAAGTCACGGCGCACAGTCCCCGTCATCCACGACGAACCCGAGGTCACCAACATGATCGACGCCGCGCGCTCGCACTACGGCGACCGCGTCACCACAGCCCGCAGCGGCAACGACTACATCGCCGACACTCGAGGCGAAGCCGCCGGAGGACGAGCGGGCCCGAGCCGGTTCATCGCCCGGCCTGCGGCCGTTCGTCCGCTTCACTTGGCATTTCCTCCGCACGGCACTACGCTCCGCGCGTGTTCCGTCCCTGCATCGACCTGCACGAAGGCCGCGTGAAACAAATCGTCGGCGGCACACTCGGCGATGACCCCGCCGCGCTCCGCACGAACTTCACCTCGCCCCGCCCCGCCGCTTGGTTCGCCCAACTCTACAAGCGCGACGGACTCCGCGGCGGCCACGTGATCCAGCTCGGCCCCGGCAATGAAATCGCCGCCCGCGAGGCGCTCGCCGCATTCCCCGGCGGTCTCCAGGTCGGCGGCGGCGTGAATCTCGACAACGCCCGCGCGTGGCTCGACGCCGGCGCCTCGCACGTCATCGTCACCTCCTGGGTTTTCCGCGACGCGCAGCTCGACTTCGACCGCGTCCGCGCGCTCGTCGCCGCCATCGGGCGCGAACGGCTCGTGCTCGACCTGAGCTGCCGCAAACGCGACGGCCGCTACTGGGTCGTCACCGACCGCTGGCAGAAGTTCACCGAGTTCGCCGTCAACGGATCCGCCCTCGCGCGGCTGGCGGCGTTCTGCGATGAATTCCTCATTCACGCCGTCGACGTTGAGGGCCTCTGCGGCGGCGTGGACCTCGAACTCGTCTCGCAGCTCGCAGAAACTTCGCCGCTCCCGACGACTTACGCCGGCGGCGCGCGCTCGCTGCTCGACCTCGAGGAAGTCACGCGCACCGGCCGCGGACGCATCCACCTCACCATCGGCAGCGCGCTGGACATCTTTGGTGGAACCGGCGTCCGCTACGAAGACTGCGTCGCATTCAACAAGTCCCATCCGTCCCCTCCATCCCACGGGACCGATGTGCCGCGCCACTGACCCGCCTCCATGCCGCCCGCCCCGCCCGCCACCGAGTTCGCCGTCCGCGGCATGAACTGCCAGGGCTGCGTGCGCCACGTCGCTGACGCCATCCAGTCCGTGCCCGGCGTCGAGACGGCGGTGGTGGACCTCGCTTCCGCGCGCGCGACCGTGCGCTGGAAATCCGGCGCGACTCCCGCGAACGACGCCGTGACCGCCGCCGTAAAAGCCGCCGGCTACGGCGCCGGGTTCATTCCGCATTCCGCAGCCCGCACGCCACACGCCGCTGCCGAAAGCTGGCGCGCGAGCGTGCTGCTCGGCGCGGCCGCCACGATCCCGCTGATGATCGGCGAGTGGGTGTTCGGCCTCGGCATGGAACGCTGGTGGCACTGGACGGGCTTCGCGCTCGCGCTGCCCACGCAGGTGTTTTGCGGCGGCCGCTTCTATCGCGGCGCGTGGCGGCTGCTCAAGGCCGGCGGCGCGAACATGGACACGCTCGTTGCGCTCGGCTCCACCACGGCGTTTGCCTACAGCGTGTTCGGGCTCTTCGCCGGCTGGCACACGCACCTCTATTTCATGGAGGCCGCCTCCATCATCACCGTCGTCAGCGCGGGGCACTGGATGGAATCGCTCGCCAGCGCGAAGGCCGCGTCCGCGCTGCGCGCTCTTCTCAGTCTCGCGCCCCACACCGCGCGCAAACTCGACGCCGCCGGCGCCGAAAGCGAAGTCCCCGTCGCCTCGCTGCGCGCCGAGGACCGCGTCGCGTTGCGCCCCGGCGACCGCGTGCCCGTGGACGGCGACGTGCTCGAGGGCGCGTCCGCCGTGGACGAGGCCATGCTCACCGGCGAGTCGCTCCCCGTCGAAAAGTCCGCGGGCGCGAAGCTCTTCACCGGCACCGTGAATCAAAACGGCCGCCTCGTCATGCGCGTCACCGCCACCGGTGAATCCACCGCCCTCGCGCACATCATCTCCGTCGTGCAGCACGCACAGGCGAGCCGCGCGAACATCCAGAAACTCGGCGACCGCGTCAGCGCCGTGTTCGTTCCCGTCGTCGCGGTCGCCGCCCTCGCCACGGGCTTGTGGTGGGGGCTCGCGTTCGAAAGCGCGAAGTCGCTCCACACGTCACTCGCAGCCGCGCTGTGGATGTCGCACCTGCCCGGCACCGCGCTGGCGGCCGCGTTCATCCACGCCGCCGCCGTGTTGATCGTCGCCTGCCCTTGCGCGATGGGGCTCGCCACCCCCGCCGCCATCATGGCCGGCACCAACGCCGCCGCCCGGCGCGGGATTCTCATCCGCGACGGCCTCGCGCTCGAGAAATGCGGCACGATCACCGCCGTGCTCTTCGACAAGACCGGCACCCTCACGCAAGGCAAACTCGCCGTGGCCGCGACGCACGAGTGCGGGCCGCCCGGCCGCCGCCAAGGCCGGCTCGCACCACTCGCGGCCGCGCTCGCCGGGCCTTCGAACCATCCGTTGAGCCGCGCCGTTGCCTCGGGACTCAAACCCACGGACGAAGCCCCCGACTGGCACGAGGTGCACGGCTGGCGCGAAGTCCGCGGCTCCGGCGTCGAGATGATTCTCGACGATGAACCGGCGCGACTGGGTTCGCCCGCGTGGTTGCGCGAATGCGGCGTGGACTTCACGCCCGCGGACGGCTTCGTTGCGCAATGGACCGGCAGCGGCGCGACCGTGCTCGGCGTTGCGCGGGGGAACAAGCTGGTCGGCGCCATCGCCTTGCGCGACGCGCTCAAGTCCCGCGCCGGCGAAGTCGTGCGCGAACTTACCGCCGGCGGGCGCCGCGTCTGCCTCGTCACCGGCGACAACACCGCGACCGCGCGGGCGATCGCGGCGCAGGCGGGCATCGCCGCGGAAAACGTCTTCGCCGGGGTCCGGCCGGAACGGAAGGCCGAGATCGTGCGCGACCTGCAGTCACGCGGCGGGCGCGTGGCCTTTGTCGGCGACGGCATCAACGACGCGCCCGCGCTCGAACAGGCCGACCTCGGCGTGGCGGTGAGCCGCGCGAGCGACGTCGCGCGCGAGGCGGCGGACATCGTGCTGTTGCGCTCCGACATCGAGGCCGTGCCCGAGGCGCTCGGGCTCGCACAAGCGACGCTGCGCACCATCAGGCAGAATCTATTCTGGGCGTTCTTCTACAACGCCGCCGCCGTGCCGCTCGCCGCGCTCGGTTTCATCAGTCCCATCTTGTGCGCCGCCGCGATGGGCGCGAGTGATGTCGTCGTCATCGGCAACGCCCTGCGCCTCGCGCGGTGGCGCCACGGCCGGCGGCGGCAGGGTTTCGAGCCGCGCCTTTGGGGTTCCCCCATTCAACACTCGACACCCCGCCCCGCCCCGGCTAAGACGCACCCAAACCCGCCGACATGAAAACGCTCCGCCCGACACTCGCCGCCTCGCTGCTCGTCGCCACGCTCACCGTCGCCGCGGCGGACCGGGGCAAGCCCATCAAACTCACCGACGGCAAGACCTTCGCCGGGTGGGTCGGCGACACCAACAAGACGTGGCGCATCGTGGACGGCGCGTTCGTCGGCGGCACGCTCGACGCGAAAGTGCCGCGCAACGAGTTCCTGCGCAGCGAGCGCGCGTTCACCAATTTCGTCCTCCGCGTGAAGTTCAGGCTCGTGGGCACGGAGGGCTTCGTGAACGGCGGCGTGCAAATCCGCAGCCAGCCCGCCCTCCAGCCGCCCAACGAGATGGTCGGCTACCAGTGCGACATCGGCGACGGCTGGTGGGGTGCCATCTACGACGAGACCCGCCGCAACAAGGTGCTGGTCAAGCCGGACGCCGGAGCCGTTGCGAAGGCGGTGAAGAAGGGCGAATGGAACGAATACGAAATCCGCGCCGAGGGCAGACGCATCCGCACCTCGATCAACGGCGTGGCGATGGTGGACTACACGGAGCCCGATGACAGCATCCCGCAGCACGGGTTGCTCGGCTTGCAAGTCCACGGCGGCGGCAAGACGGAGATGAGCTACAAGGACATCACGGTCGAGGAACTGCCCTAGGCGGCACAGCCTGGCTTCGGGTGGCGGCCGGACCGCAACCGCGCGCGCGTGTGAACAACGCGTGAATCGAATTCCAAGAACTCCGCGTTGCGCCCCATCCACGATTCCAGTCTGCTGTGTCTCCCATGATTGACACCGTTGACTCGCCCGCGCCCCCACCGCCGAACCCGCCGCCCGACTTGAAGCGCGGCGTGCGCCAGCGCGCGAAAATCGAGAGCGCGCGCGTGGACCGCGAGCCGCCGCATTCCGAGGACGCCGAGCGCGCCGTGATGGCGTGCCTGCTGCTCGAGCCGTCCGCGTGCATTCCCGTCTGCATCGGGCGCTTCAAGGGCGACGCGAACGTCTTCTACGACCCGCGCCATCAGGTGCTCTACGACACCCTGGTGGAGATGTTCGATGAGCAGGCAAAGATCGACGTCATCACCGTTCACCAGCGCCTCAAGGAGCGCGGCAAGGTGGACATGCTCGGCGGCGTGCCGGGACTTTCCGCGCTTCAACTCGCCGTCGGATCCGCGGCCAGCCTCGATCATTACGCGGACATCGTCCGCGCGAAACACCTCCTGCGCCAGATGATCGCCACGTGCTCGGGCGTCATCAGCCGCCTTTACGATCAGGAAGGCGACGTGGACGAGATCATGGACGAGGTCGAGCGCGACGTGCTCAAAGTCTGCGAGGCGCGCGTCGAGCCGACGGTGAGATCCATCAAGGACCTCACGCATCACGCGATCGGGCAGGTCCAGGCGTTCCACGAAAACAAGGGCGCGCTGAGAGGGCTGTCGACGGGGTTCCCGGATCTCGACCGGATCACGACCGGGTTGCAGCCGGGCGAGATGATCGTCATCGCCGCGCGCCCGTCGATGGGCAAGACCTCGCTTGCCATGAACATCGCGGAGAACGTCGTGCTGGGCGAACGGCCGCTGCCCGTCGGGGTGTTCAGCCTGGAAATGACCGCCGAATCCCTCGTGCTGCGCATCTTGTGCTCGCACGCGCGCGTGAACATGCGGCAGATGCGCGAAGGCTTCATGGAGGAGCGGGAATTCCCGCGGCTGACCACCGCGGCGGGCCGGCTGTGCACCGCGCCGCTGTTCATCGACGACACCTCGGGCCTTTCCATCCTTCAGCTCCGCGCCAAGGCCCGGCGCATGGCGCAGCAGTATGGCGTGCGGCTCTTCGTCATTGACTACCTCCAGTTGCTCCATTCTACTGCGGCGCGCTCGAAGGAAAACCGGCAGCAGGAGATCGCGGAAATCTCGAGCGGCATCAAGGCGCTGGCCAAGGAACTGCGGGTTCCCGTCATCGTTTTGGCCCAGCTCAACCGTGAAATCGAGAAGGACCGCGGCCGCAAGCCGCGCCTTTCCGACCTCCGCGAATCCGGCGCCATCGAGCAGGACGCCGACCTGGTCGGGTTGCTTTACAAGCCCGCCACCGAAGACGATGAAGACGGCGCCCCGCCCGAGGGACACGACGGGCTGCCCGTGAACCTCTTCATCGCCAAGCAGCGCAACGGCCCGACCGGGGACATTCCGCTGACGTTCCTGAAAGGCTACACCCGGTTCGAAAGCGCCGCGAAAATCAGCGCGGACGATGTGCCGGGCGAGTGACACCGGTCGAGGAACGCGGTTGCGGCGGTCCGGTGAAACCACGAATGAACACGAATGCACGCGAATGAAGCCACGACGTGGAGCGACCTGGATTCTGTTTCAACCGGGTCCATCTGCGCCGGCCCGCACCCGTTCCCGGAGTAGACCCACTCCCATCCCACACGACCCGATGAACCGCAAACTGCTCCGCCGTTACTGCATCCTCTTCGCGCTGCTCGCCTACTGGGTGACCGCGCAGGCGCAGGTGCCCGCATTGCCGCCCGTCCGCGCCATCGAGATCGAGCACATCGGCCCGCCCGCCGTCGGCGACGCGCGCATCCACTCCTTCATCCGCCTCAAAGTGGGAGACCCGTTCAACCGCAGCATCGTGGACGAGGACATTCGCCGGCTTTACGACACCGGCAACTTCTACAACATCCGCATCGGGGAGGAACTCGTGGCGGGCGGATTCAAGATCATTTACAGGGTGCAGGGCAAACCGCGGATCGAGGACATCCGCTTCGAGGGCAACAAGCAGAAGAGCACCTCCTCCCTGCTCAAGAAAATCACGTCCAAACCCGGCCAACCGCTCGACGATCACAAGCTCTACACCGACGCCGAGGCGATCAAGAAACTCTACCAGCTTTCCGGCTACCAGAAGACGCAGGTCAAACCCACCATCAGCATCAACGAGGCCGCCGGCCGCGGCACCGTCACCTTTGAGATCACCGAGTCGCCCAAGGTGAAGATCAAGAACATCGTCTTCGACGGCGCGACCGAGTTCACCCAAAAGAAACTCGCCGGCGTGCTCAAGACCAAGCGGCGCTGGATGTTCTCGTGGATCACCGGCTCCGGCGTGCTCAAGGACGACGAGTTCGACGAGGACCTCGAGCGCCTCGCCGAGTTCTACCGGAACGAGGGCTACATCGACTTCCGCGCCGTGGAGCTGAAGGACGTGAAGTTCGAGCAGACCGATCCCAAGTGGGTGACCATCCGCATCCCCATCTTCGAGGGCCGCAAATACAACGTCGGCACCGTGGCCTTCAAGGGCAACAGCCTCTTCCCCGCCGAGCAAATCCGCGCCGGCTGGGAGGCGGGCCGCGGCATCCAGATGACCGAGGGCAAGACGTTCACGCCGAAGGGGCTCGAGACCGACCTGCGCGCCATCCGGGATTTCTACGGGGCCAAGGGATACATCACCGCGCGCGCCGATGCAGCGAAGAATCCAAACGTCGAGACCGGCAACATCGACCTCGTCTACGAGATCGTTGAAAGCGACAAGGCTTACGTCGAGCGCATCGACATCCGCGGCAACATCAAAACCAAGGAGAAGGTCATCCGCCGCGAACTGGCCATCGCGCCGGGCGAGACCTTCGACATGGTGAGCGTGAACCTCAGCCGCCAGCGCATCGAGAACCTGAACTACTTCGAGAAGGTCGAAACCGCGCCCGAGCCCACCGACGTGCCGAACCGCAAGAACCTCGTCCTCACCGTCGAGGAGAAGAACACCGGCAACTTCTCCCTCGGCGCGGGCTTCAGCTCCATCGACAGCGTGCTCGGATTCGTCGAGGTCACACAGGGCAACTTCGACCTGTTCAAGCCGCCCTACTTCACCGGCGGCGGGCAGAAGGGGCGCCTGCGCCTCTCCTACGGCGCGCGCCGCCAGGATTACGTGGCGACGTTTGTCGAACCGTGGTTCCTCGACCGCAAGCTCGCCCTCGGTGCCGATGTCTATCACCGCAATTCCGACTACAACGTCCTCCTCTACGACGAGGTGCAAACCGGCGCACGCATCAGCCTGGAACGCGCGCTCGGGAGCGACTTCCTCCGCGGAAACTTCACCTACACCATCGAAAGCGTCGGCATCAAGAACGTCGCCACCAACGCCTCGCCGGAACTCGTGGGCGAGACGGGGCGCAGCCTCGTTTCGAAAGTCGGCCTCGGCCTCAGCTACGACACCCGCCGCGGCGGGCTCATCCCCAGCGGCGGCCAGCGCACGGGCATCACGGCCGAACTTGCCGGCGGCCCGCTCGGCGGCGAGAACGACTTCTACAAGCTCGAACTCGGCAGCTCCTGGTATTTCCCCGGCTTCCGCGAGGGGCACCTGCTCGAACTCGGCGGCCGCATCGGCTCGGTCGAGCCTTACGGCAGCTCGACGAACATCACCATCTTCAACCGTTACTTCCTCGGCGGCCCGCGCACGTTGCGCGGCTTCGAGTATTACGGCGTCGGCCCGCGCGACTCGCTCCGCGAGCCCTTCGGCGGCAAGACCTACTGGATGAGCTCCGTCGAATACAGCGTCCCCACTATCATCGACCGCCTCCGCGCGGCCGTCTTCTACGACATCGGCAACGTCTACACGAGCGCCTTCAGCTTCAACCCGAACAAGGCGCGCGGCGAAGTGCTTTACAGCGACAACTACGGCGTGGGCGTGCGCCTCAACCTGCCCTTCGGCCCGCTGCGCCTCGACTACGGCTGGCCCATCAAGAAGGATGCCTTCACCGGCGGCGGCGGTCGCTTCAACTTCGACGTGGGATTCACACGCGACTTCTAGCCCGAACTCACCCATCGCTTGCGCCGCTGAAAAGCCCCGGCCCGTCTTGAGCAAATCCGATTCGTCGTTGTCTATCGCCCGTTGCCCGCTAAACTGACCCTCTTATGAAACTACGCTTCGCCGCCGCCGCCCTCGCCGCCCTCGCATTGTCGGCGACGCCGCTTCGCGCCGCCGACCTCAAGCTCGCCACGGTCAACCTCAAGAAGACCTTCGACGACTACTGGAAGACCAAGCAGGCCGACAAAATCCTCAAGGAAGACGGCGAGGCGCTCCAAACCCGCTACAACGGCATGATGGAGGACTTGAAGAAGTCCGCCGACGAATATCGCAAACTCCTCGAGGCCGCCGCCGACACCGCCATCTCCGAGACCGAGCGCGCCAAGCGCAAGAAAACCGCCGAGGACAAGGAGCGCAACCTCAAGGACATGGATAACGCGCTCAAGACGTGGATGCGCTCCGCCGACGCGCAGGTGCAGGAAAAGAAGCGCAACCTCCGCGAGAAAATCCTCACGGAAATCCGCTCCTACATCGAGGCGCGCGCCAAGGCGGGCGGCTTCATTGCCGTGCTCGACTCCTCCTCCGAGAGCCTCAGCAACGCGCCGATCCTCCTCTACAACGGCGGCCTCACCGACCTCACGGATGAATTGCTCAAGCAACTCAACGCCACCGCCCCGCCCCCGACTCCCGAGCCGCCCGCCAAGACCGGCGACCTCGGCACCAAACCCGTCGAACCCGTCGCCAAGCCCATCGAGAAGAAGGACGAGAAGAAGTAATCCGATCCCCCCTCTTGCTTCTCACCTCGATTCCATGCCCTCCCTTGCCAACAAGTGGGTCCTCATCACGGGCGCGTCCGCCGGCTTCGGCGCCGCCGCCGCGCGGGCGTTCGCGCGTGAAGGCTGCAACCTTTTGCTCGGCGCCCGCCGGGGGGACCGCCTCGAAGCCGTCGCCGCCGAGTGCCGCGCGCTGGGCGCGCCTTCCGCGCATGCGTGCAGGATGGATGTGGGCAGCACGCCGAGCGTGAACGCCTTTGCAGACTGGACCAAGTCCCTCACGCCGAAGGTGGACGTGCTCATCAACAACGCCGGCGGCGCGCACGGGCTCGACACGGTGGCCAACGGCAGGGACGAGGATTGGGACGCGATGGTGCAGAGCAACTTCCTCGGCGTCATGCGGGTGACCCGCGCCATCCTGCCGCTGATGCTCAACAACCCCGGCAGCTACATCCTGAACATCGGCTCGGTGGCCGGCATCGTCGCTTACGAAGGCGGCTCGGTGTATTGCGGCGTGAAGGCGGCCGAGTTGATGATCACCCGCGCGCTGCGCCTCGAACTCTGCGGCACCGGCGTGCGCGTCGGCTCGATCGACCCCGGCATGGCCGAAACGGAGTTCAGCCTGGTGCGCTTCAAGGGCGACAAGTCGCGCTCGGACAAGGTTTACGAGGGAGTCGAGCCGCTCACGGCGGAGGATGTCGCGGAGTTGCTCGTCTTCTGCGCGAGCCGTCCGCCCCACGTCTGCGTGGACCAACTCCTCGTCAAGTGCACCGACCAGGCCGCCATCCACAAGGTGCACCGTCGCACCGCCAGGTAGTTCCGCGGGCCACCCGGCGGGTCACATCATCGGAAACAGCTTCGCCAGCACGATGACCACGGCGAGGCCGACAAAGCCCATCAGCGTCACCATCGGCGAGTAGAACTTCAGCGCCTCGCGCTCAGTCAGCCCGCTCATCTTGCACACGACCCAGAAGCCGCTGTCGTTCATCCACGGCACGGGCTTGGAGCCGCAGCCGATCGCCAGCGCGAGGTAGACCGGATGAAACCCCATCTGCGCCGGGTCCGCCATGCCGCCGAGCATGCCCACGGTCGTGATCATCGCGACGGTGGCCGAGCCTTGCGCGACGCGGATGAGCGCGGTGACACAGAACGCGAGCGGCAGGATGGCAATGTTGTGGTGCGTCGAGAGTTCCTGGATGCGCGGGCCGATGCCGCTCTGTTGCAGCACGCCGCCGAACGCGCCGCCCGCCGCCGTGATGAGGATGATCAGCCCGGCTTCCGAGAGCGCGTCCTGCGTGGCCGCGCCCAGCGAGGCGAGGCTCGAGCGCTTCTGCCACGCGAGCAGGCCGAGTGCGATGGCCGCCGAGAGGGCGAGCGCGATGTTCGGGTCCCCGAGCGTGTGGAACCACGACGCGAGCGCCTTCAATTCCGCCGCGACTTCCCCGGGCGGCCGCGACTTGAGCAGCGACGCGAGCAGCGTGTCGCCGCTGATGAGAAACACCGGCAGCACGATGGGCAGCAGCGAGAGCCAGAACGGCGGCAGGGCCTGCTCGTCGCGCTTCGCGAGTTGTTCAAGCTCTGCGAGGTTCGTGTTTGGCGACTCGCGCAACGGGATTTCGTTGCGGCGGTTGACCCACTTCGCCCAGGAGTAACCGGCGACGGCCGTGAACGCGCTCACCACGCAGCCGCCGAGGATCATCAGGCCCATGTTCACGTTGAGTGCCGCGGCGACGAACAGCGGGCCGGGCGTCGGCGGCGCGAGCGAGTGCGTCATGGTTGCGCCCGCGATGATCGTGAGGATGTAGAAGAGATAGTTGCGCCCGGTGCGCAGGCGCATGGCTTTGCCGACGGGAATCATGAGCAGGAACACCGTGTCGAAGAAGACCGGGATGCCGAGCAGGTAGCCGCTCGTGAGAAAGGCCAGCGGCGCGCGCGACTCGCCGAGCACGCCGAGCACGCCGCGCACGATCTTGTCCGCGCCGCCGGAGTCGAGCAGGCACTTGCCGACGATGGAGGCCATGGCGATGAGGATGCCAATCTTGCCGCACGTGGAGCCGAACTCGCGCGCGACGCGCTCGGACGCGGAGCGGTTCGCCAGCGTCTTGGCCTCCTGCGGAGACATCTTGTTCTTCATCGCGAAGTCCACCAGCGCCCGCTCGCTGGTGAGCGCGCCGACGACGAGCGCGCCGAGGACCAGCGCGAGAAAAGCGTGCAGCCGGAAGGCCAGGATGCCGCCCATCACAACCACGATGCCGATGAGGAGAATCCAAAGCGGGTCCATGCGGGCAATGAGTGTCGCGCAGTGTGCTGCGCGGGCGGGTGCCGAGTCGAGCGGTGATTTCGATCGCGGCCGATACTTGCACTCGTCCGCGGCGTCCCCGACTTCCCAATCCTCTCGATTCGAGAACTGCGCGGAGCTGTCACGGAGTCCACAGCGTCCCCGGCTCCCGCTTCGGCGCGGGCGAGGCCGTGCGGCGGGCTTTGAGCGTGATGTAAGGCGGCACGAACCAGCTTCGATGCCCGAAACTCCCCGGCCGCGCCGTCGGGTCCGAGTAGCGCGGTTCCACGACATCCTCGATGACAAACCCGGCGCGGCACAACCCGCCGAGCAAATCCTCAAGCCGGTGCAGGAACTCCATCGTGCCGGTCTCGCGATGCTCGGCGGCCTTCACAAGCGGCGCAAGCGGGCCGGCGTGATAGTAAGGCGCCACAAGCTTGTAGCCGTTGTCCTCGGGCTCCGCGCCGGCCTGCAAGCTCACCGGCTGCTTGTGCTGCACGATGTAAAGGCCGCCCGCCGCCGTGACGCGCGCGACTTCGCGATGCACCGCGGCGACATCCGGCACGTAGCACGAACTGACCGGTTGCAAGACGAAGTCGAACGCGGCGTCGCCAAGCGGAAGGTCATCCATCGAAGCCTCCACGAGGTTCACCGACAGCCCGCGAGCCGCGGCCGCCGCGCGGTCGAGATCGAGCATCGCCGGGCTGAGGTCCACCACCGTCACGCTCGCTCCCGCGCTCGCGAAAAGGACGCCGTGCTTCGCGCCGCCCGCGGCGAGGCACAGCACGCGCTTGCCGCGCACGCCATCGGTCAGCCAGCCGAACGGATTGATGACGCGCGCCGGATTCTCGAAATCCTTGTCCGACGCCGGGCGCGTGTGCGCCTGGTTGCGGCGGACGCGCTCATCCCACGCGCGGCGGTTGTGGTCGTGAGCGAGGCTCATGCGGCGAAGGTAACGAAAAGAAAAAGCCCGGCGCGAGCGGGATCGTCGAGGCAGGCATCCTGCCCGCAAGTGACAGCGGAATCCTGCCGCTACCGCCGCGGCCGGACTACTTGCGCCAGCGCCCGAAGAAGCCGCGCTGGATGATCTCGGCGGGTCCGTCGCCCACCGCCGACGCGAGGTCGCGGATGCTGCCGGTGCTGTCGCCGAGCTTCGCCGCGGGCGCTCCCATGAGGTCGAGCAGCGCGAGGTAGAGGTTCGCCATCGGCGTCTCGATCGGATACTCGCGATGCACGCCCGTGCGGATGGCGCCGCCCGCGCCGCCCGCGACGAGCACGGGCAGGTCGTGGTGCGCGTGCGCGTTGCCGTCCGCGATGCCGCTCCCGTAAACCACCGCGCAACGGTCCAGCAGCGTGCCGTCGCCCTCCTTCACGGACTTGAGCTTGCCGAGGAAGTAGGCGAACTGCGTCGTGTGGAATTTGTTGATCTTCGCGATCTTCTCCATCTTCAACTGGTTCTGCCCGTGGTGCGAGAGGTCGTGGTGGCCCTCGTTCACGCCGATCGCAGCATAGCTGCGGTTGCTGCCGTCGTGCGCCGCGAGGAACGTCGCCACGCGCGTCGTGTCCGTCTGGAACGCCAGCGTCATCAGGTCATACATCAGCCGCATGTGCGATTCGTAGTCCGCCGGGATGCCGCTGGGCTTGGAGTAATCGGGCAGCGCCGCGGCAAACTTCTCGGCGCGCTCGATACGCTGCTCGAGTTCGCGGACGGCGCCAAGGTATTCGTCAAGTTTGCGCCGGTCGGTCGCGCCGAGTTTGGACTGGAGCGCCTTCGCGTCCTCGAGCACGAAATCGAGCACGCTCTTCTGATAGTGCTCGCGTCGCGCGCGCGCCTCGGACGCGTCAGCCTTGCTGCCCGCGGCGAAGAGCCGCTCGAATGCCTGCCGCGGATCAATCTCCGGCGGGATGGGCTGCGTCTCGGAGCGCCACGCGAAGTTGAACTGGTAGGCGCAACTGTAGCCCGAGTCGCACGAACCGGCCTGCCGCCCGCGGTCGCAGCCGAGTTCGAGCGACGGCAGCTTCGTCTGCGAACCGATTTTCTGCGCGGCGAGCTGGTCCACCGAAACGCCGACGCGGATGTCCGCGCCCGCGGTCTTGCGGGCCTGCATGCCGGTGAGGAAGGTGGCGTTCGCGCGCGCGTGGTCGCCGGGACCGTCGCCGTTCGCGCGGGCCTTCGTGTGCGCGAGCCCGCTGAGGACGGAGAAATCCTTCCGGAACGCCTTGAGCGGCTCGAGGGTCGGCGTGAGTTCGTAATCGGGGCCGAGGGTCTTCGGCGTCCAGTTCTGCATGTCCTGGCCGTTGGGCGTGTAGACGAACGCCATGCGCACGGGCAGCTTGCCCGCGCCCGCCGCCGCCGCGCGCGAGGCGGGCAGCATGGATTCAAGGACAGGCAACGCGACGATCGTGCCGAGACCGCGCAGAAATGTGCGCCGCGGGAGGTGCCAGGACTTGTGAAGGCTCATGTTCGGGCTATGAGACGACCGTAAAGTTGAGGGGTTTCAATGACAAGCTGGTTTTC
The sequence above is a segment of the Verrucomicrobiota bacterium genome. Coding sequences within it:
- the dnaB gene encoding replicative DNA helicase; amino-acid sequence: MIDTVDSPAPPPPNPPPDLKRGVRQRAKIESARVDREPPHSEDAERAVMACLLLEPSACIPVCIGRFKGDANVFYDPRHQVLYDTLVEMFDEQAKIDVITVHQRLKERGKVDMLGGVPGLSALQLAVGSAASLDHYADIVRAKHLLRQMIATCSGVISRLYDQEGDVDEIMDEVERDVLKVCEARVEPTVRSIKDLTHHAIGQVQAFHENKGALRGLSTGFPDLDRITTGLQPGEMIVIAARPSMGKTSLAMNIAENVVLGERPLPVGVFSLEMTAESLVLRILCSHARVNMRQMREGFMEEREFPRLTTAAGRLCTAPLFIDDTSGLSILQLRAKARRMAQQYGVRLFVIDYLQLLHSTAARSKENRQQEIAEISSGIKALAKELRVPVIVLAQLNREIEKDRGRKPRLSDLRESGAIEQDADLVGLLYKPATEDDEDGAPPEGHDGLPVNLFIAKQRNGPTGDIPLTFLKGYTRFESAAKISADDVPGE
- a CDS encoding cation-translocating P-type ATPase, which produces MPPAPPATEFAVRGMNCQGCVRHVADAIQSVPGVETAVVDLASARATVRWKSGATPANDAVTAAVKAAGYGAGFIPHSAARTPHAAAESWRASVLLGAAATIPLMIGEWVFGLGMERWWHWTGFALALPTQVFCGGRFYRGAWRLLKAGGANMDTLVALGSTTAFAYSVFGLFAGWHTHLYFMEAASIITVVSAGHWMESLASAKAASALRALLSLAPHTARKLDAAGAESEVPVASLRAEDRVALRPGDRVPVDGDVLEGASAVDEAMLTGESLPVEKSAGAKLFTGTVNQNGRLVMRVTATGESTALAHIISVVQHAQASRANIQKLGDRVSAVFVPVVAVAALATGLWWGLAFESAKSLHTSLAAALWMSHLPGTALAAAFIHAAAVLIVACPCAMGLATPAAIMAGTNAAARRGILIRDGLALEKCGTITAVLFDKTGTLTQGKLAVAATHECGPPGRRQGRLAPLAAALAGPSNHPLSRAVASGLKPTDEAPDWHEVHGWREVRGSGVEMILDDEPARLGSPAWLRECGVDFTPADGFVAQWTGSGATVLGVARGNKLVGAIALRDALKSRAGEVVRELTAGGRRVCLVTGDNTATARAIAAQAGIAAENVFAGVRPERKAEIVRDLQSRGGRVAFVGDGINDAPALEQADLGVAVSRASDVAREAADIVLLRSDIEAVPEALGLAQATLRTIRQNLFWAFFYNAAAVPLAALGFISPILCAAAMGASDVVVIGNALRLARWRHGRRRQGFEPRLWGSPIQHSTPRPAPAKTHPNPPT
- the hisA gene encoding phosphoribosylformimino-5-aminoimidazole carboxamide ribotide isomerase; this encodes MFRPCIDLHEGRVKQIVGGTLGDDPAALRTNFTSPRPAAWFAQLYKRDGLRGGHVIQLGPGNEIAAREALAAFPGGLQVGGGVNLDNARAWLDAGASHVIVTSWVFRDAQLDFDRVRALVAAIGRERLVLDLSCRKRDGRYWVVTDRWQKFTEFAVNGSALARLAAFCDEFLIHAVDVEGLCGGVDLELVSQLAETSPLPTTYAGGARSLLDLEEVTRTGRGRIHLTIGSALDIFGGTGVRYEDCVAFNKSHPSPPSHGTDVPRH
- a CDS encoding DUF1080 domain-containing protein, which gives rise to MKTLRPTLAASLLVATLTVAAADRGKPIKLTDGKTFAGWVGDTNKTWRIVDGAFVGGTLDAKVPRNEFLRSERAFTNFVLRVKFRLVGTEGFVNGGVQIRSQPALQPPNEMVGYQCDIGDGWWGAIYDETRRNKVLVKPDAGAVAKAVKKGEWNEYEIRAEGRRIRTSINGVAMVDYTEPDDSIPQHGLLGLQVHGGGKTEMSYKDITVEELP